The following coding sequences lie in one Pseudorca crassidens isolate mPseCra1 chromosome 2, mPseCra1.hap1, whole genome shotgun sequence genomic window:
- the LOC137211957 gene encoding Golgi-associated RAB2 interactor protein 4-like, whose protein sequence is MSGVSLLPYHMAQSSTGVGLFNTTTGKLQQQLRKGEYHIFKDAPVFESDFIQITKRGDLIDVHNCVCMVTVGITSSSPVLPLPDTMLLARWATGCEEHAEHSQATKGKSHEAAKTLELTRLLPLTLVSISTHNREKQQLRVRFATGRSWYLQLCAPLDAQEDLFTSWEELIYLLRPPVEGLSCTYAVPAWDMICMPVFEEEDDGRSPAVEDFQGKWDQDHVSICSLHTCSELAGATSAAFAGGEGIQLDSHKPDTMPDVATAKAKPTVVDKASASRATTKVETAGVAGGTAAGALSVAVIKSPAPEEQSTATAATASNGPGGSKTSIATGGTARTSLRSRKTVLYSGYASSTSTSLSPEAGVTVVGAEPTSKTAEGRADEEDEGTLVSTLPQEGKVSEQDGSSQRVSQARKGRREKREHWGEDRALTSPSLCSSVESHHKAAGNKTIQKAAGPCSGGRRATRDDQKDKGHGSPGGSEQGTAHKGISRAPITNESRTSHKSGRSLSTASSGPTTERLSRISSFFRNVRASLTAKTVASSRDKYVSILAKPVEGTRMEAVVETAESGQGLEITGGVTSDTMEPVTAEAHQ, encoded by the exons ATGAGTGGGGTCTCTCTACTCCCGTATCACATGGCCCAGAGCAGCACCGGGGTGGGCCTGTTCAACACCACCACGGGGAAGCTGCAGCAGCAACTGCGCAAGGGCGAATACCACATATTCAAGGACGCACCGGTATTCGAGAGCGACTTTATCCAGATCACGAAGAGGGGAGACCTGATTGACGTGCACAACTGTGTCTGCATGGTGACCGTGGGCATCACATCCAGCAGCCCCGTCCTCCCACTCCCAGACACCATGCTGCTGGCCCGATGGGCCACCGGCTGTGAAGAGCACGCTGAGCACAGCCAGGCCACCAAGGGCAAGAGCCACGAGGCTGCAAAGACCTTAGAGCTCACCAGGCTCCTGCCCTTGACACTCGTGAGCATCTCCACTCACAATCGTGAGAAACAACAGCTGCGCGTGAGGTTTGCCACTGGCCGCTCCTGGTACCTGCAGCTGTGTGCCCCTCTGGACGCGCAGGAAGACCTCTTCACCTCTTGGGAAGAGCTGATTTACCTCCTGCGACCACCAGTGGAGGGTCTCAGCTGCACCTACGCCGTTCCAGCCTGGGACATGATCTGCATGCCTGTGTTCGAGGAGGAGGACGATGGCAGGAGCCCGGCAGTGGAGGATTTCCAAGGAAAGTGGGATCAGGACCACGTGAGCATCTGCAGCCTCCACACGTGCTCTGAGCTGGCCGGGGCCACGTCCGCAGCTTTTGCTGGTGGGGAGGGGATCCAACTGGACTCCCACAAGCCCGATACCATGCCCGATGTGGCCACTGCAAAAGCAAAACCTACAGTGGTTGACAAAGCGTCAGCATCACGGGCAACGACAAAGGTGGAGACAGCGGGGGTGGCAGGAGGCACCGCAGCGGGTGCTTTGAGCGTGGCAGTGATCAAGTCTCCTGCCCCTGAAGAGCAGAGCACGGCCACAGCAGCCACAGCCAGCAACGGTCCAGGAGGAAGCAAAACCAGCATAGCCACTGGGGGCACTGCCAGAACATCCCTGAGGAGCAGGAAAACGGTGCT CTATTCAGGGTATGCTTCCAGCACGTCCACCAGCCTCTCCCCAGAGGCCGGCGTGACTGTGGTCGGAGCAGAACCCACCAGCAAGACTGCTGAAGGAAGAgccgacgaggaggacgaggggaCCCTCGTCTCAACCTTGCCACAGGAAGGCAAAGTGAGTGAACAGGATGGCAGCTCACAGAGGGTGTCCCAGGCCCgcaagggaagaagggagaaaagggagcactGGGGAGAGGACAGAGCTCTTACGAGCCCCTCGCTCTGCAGTTCAGTGGAAAGCCACCACAAGGCAGCAGGGAACAAGACCATCCAGAAAGCAGCTGGCCCGTGCTCAGGCGGCCGCAGAGCCACTAGAGATGACCAAAAGGACAAAGGCCACGGCAGCCCGGGGGGCAGCGAGCAGGGCACTGCTCACAAAGGCATCAGCCGTGCTCCCATCACCAACGAGTCCAGGACCTCGCACAAATCGGGCAGGAGCTTATCTACAGCGAGTTCAGGTCCCACCACCGAGAGACTCAGCAGGATCAGCTCTTTCTTCAGGAACGTCAGAGCCAGTCTCACTGCAAAGACAGTGGCCTCCTCACGCGATAAATATGTGAGCATCCTGGCGAAGCCAGTGGAAGGGACCCGAATGGAGGCCGTCGTAGAGACAGCAGAGAgtggccaggggctggagatCACTGGAGGTGTGACATCTGACACCATGGAGCCAGTGACCGCTGAAGCCCATCAATAG